Below is a window of Trichosurus vulpecula isolate mTriVul1 chromosome 4, mTriVul1.pri, whole genome shotgun sequence DNA.
AAACAGGCCCATCATTTGGTTGGTAGGACAGAGAAGTTGTTTTGGATATGTGAGAATGCTTAATTCGACCCCTCAGTTGGATCACCAGGCTGAAAATGGCATTCACCCATGGGTATGTGCCTAATTGATTTTTCGAAACTGGAAACAAATTGACTTTGGAATGTGTCCTCTTTTTAAAAGGCAGACCCACTCCAGCTAGTGGGATTTGCCAGACATTTAATCTCCTTTGGTGGCACATTGTAAATAAAAATTCCACAGCATGCTTAAAACCTTGACAACCAAAATATGGTTGCTAATCCTAATATTAAAaacaaccccccaaaaaacaccCCAACAACCAACAAAAAAAGCCTACATgcatagaaataaaaagaaaatactggtAGCAAAATAAGTACCTCAAAATGGGGCTGTGGAGTCTCCCAaagcaaaaagaagaagaagaagaagaagaaaacaaagaacagaaaatattaGACATATTTGTTCTATAGTGATAACCCTAACCTTTTTGGTCAGTGTTCTGATGCtgccacagacacacacacacacacacacacacacacacacacacacaaacacacacagttatttCTAGATGTTTGGCCTTCTAAATTCCATTTCTCCTAATATTGTTTAAATTTGTTTCCTGCTTGCCTTTAcctttcatactttgtgatacagagaGTTGATATGGTCACAGGATCAAAGACTTAGGGCTAGAATAGACATCATAGACCACTGTAGTCTGTCAACTGGGTAGAACCAGCCTCTAACCTATGGGTGGCTAGAGCTGAACAAAGcaagctagagacaggagagtcaggaatcaaatggaagtttaatttcaaagtgaggaaaatgtTTGTAAGTGGAAATGCTCCTGAGAAGAAGGGCTTGTGGTTTATGGCAGGGGTAGGGTTTTTAAGCATCAAAACCACAAAAAGGTGAGACCCAACACAATCATTCTTAGGTCTTGAATAAGCAGTTCCCATGGTTGGCATTTTTTTTTGGGACAATACAATTTTTGGGCAAAATTTTTGGGTCCTGTGGAAATAGTCTCTAAGTTATTAGAATTGTTGAGCTTTGTGATGGTCTCGTCTTGTGTTGTTGAGCCTTGTGATTGTTCAGTGAGGTATAGAATCAGAGTTATCATGATGGGAACCAGAGTGCAGCACCTGGTTTGGTTCACTTAGCAGTTATAGCCACAATGAATATTTAGAGTATAAGGAGATGTGATTGATTACTTGCTGCTGCACGTCATCTGTAGCCCCAGCTCTCAGGCCAGGATCTCCCAGAAAATAGGGAAATCATAGGTCCCAGCTCTGGGGTTTTGTTGCAGCTGAGGTCCTCTAGAGGGTgaatgcaaaggattgttgttatgccaagttcAGGACATTTCCTGCTTCCTGGGCCTTAGCTATAGAAAACAGGGTGTCTACTAATATCTTGACAAGTCCAactccctactttacagatgaggaaaacgagaTGCAAAAATAGAATTTGAGCCCATGGCCCCTGACTCTGTCATTCATTCCATCTTTGCTGAAACTTGCAATGCTGACCTAAAGTAAGATGATGGAGGTGTTCAGGAGAACAGATAAATCTTATTAggttaataaaaatttatatcaACAAAAGTCATAAGAAATAGATTAAATGAGACCGTAGGGCACTGGAAGAGACAATGAGACTCACTATACTTTTGAATAAAACTACTTTCCATGCTCATTCAGATTTGACCATGGATGGaatcagaaaaaattaaaaattggaatCAGAAattactcccaaatattttgctttcttcttaGTCCCCTTAagtcttcccctttcttccccttttctactcAGTATCAGTaaatgagatctttttttttttttaagaacaaggCAATTTATTAATGAATCTGGTCTAGTTTGTCTTAATGTTTCTTGTTGGCAGCTGCCACCTGTCCGGCAATTCTGTCCAGGTCTCTCTGTTCCTGAGGTGTCAGCTTCCGGCCCCCATCCTGGTCCTTTTCCACCATCTTGAGGCCTTCCAAGGCTTGCAGGACCCTCCGGGCCACGCTCTTGGAGCCCCTGCTGAAGTGACTGGGCATGACCCCGTTGCGCTGGCGCCCCCCGTAGATCTTGGTCATGGATCCTACGTCGGCCCCGCCTCGGAGGTAAAGGTGCCGGGCCGTGGAGGCAGCCCGGGTGTAGAACCAGTTCTCGTCGTAGGGCGCCAGCTCCTTATGTTTGGCCAACTTGACCGTGTCCACCCATTCGGGGACTTTCAGCTTCCCTGACTTTTTCAGAAAGGCGGCCAGGGCCCGGACGAACTCCTGCTGGTTCACGTCTTTCACCGTGACTCCGGGCATCGTGCGGGCTCCGCGCAGCCAGCCAGGGGAAAGCTAAACGAGATCTTTTTAAGTACTGGTGTTGTCCCATCTAGTCCTGGGTGCTTGTGGTTTGTACTTGATCTTGGGAGCACTTTCTCTCCCATCTTCAAATGGAACCTAGAGGAGGACTTTTCGGCAATGGCGGTGAAATAATGGTATTAAATTATTATCAGGTAAAACCACATGCAGCAccaatttcaaaatatttcttttttcaaatgagtTCTGTGGAGGAAGCAGGCTGTATAAATCCCCGCCACGTAAATAATAGTAAATGTTCTTGTCTGTATATGTATCACAGAAGGATTGCTCTGGTGCACTGGCACTTAGCAAATGAGAAATGTCAAAGCAAATAAACTGCTTAATCCATATTGGATCATGACAAATTGATTTGGAAATCCTGTTTTCTCCTATCAGGTGTTGCTCCTGAGATGAATTGTTCCACGTTTTTATGCAGGCTTTGAGGTCTTCAAGTCATGCTGTTGAGAATAGAAAGGCAATTTAGCAGTCCTGGAGGGTATCTGacaaactgctttaaaaaaaaaaaggttttatcaCCCTTTTCCAGAATTGGTGTTTTATGTAAACTCAACACAGAATCATGTGTGCGTCAACTTTTTATGCCAGGCAAAACACTTCATTTAAATATCTACAACCTTTTTCCATcagctcccctccccttttttattatttcattttaaacatCCATAAAGGCACTCGCTGCTTGAAAATTATGCAGGATCTTAATGCTCATAGTAGCTATCATTATTCAATTAGGGCTGAGAAGACTTTGAACAAATGATGGTGTTTAAAGCAAACTTCTCtgagaaactgattttttttaaggaaattagGACATTTAGTTAAGGCTTACGCTTCCTCTCACACACCCATTTTCCCCCACATGATTTAATTCTTTTCCTCCACTTATGGGAGAGTCATTTCCTGAATTGAAAGCCTGAAAAGACCCCTTTATCCTTCTATCTTGTGGGTACAAAGACCTTTAAAAAAGCCCATctggcttttttatttcttttgccatCCAGAGATAAATTCAGGCTGTCAAAAAATATTTGGAAGGAGTTACTTTTTCCCAGGCATTTCTTGCAGTTATTCCTCAGCTGTGTTGTCACTTAAAAACACATACAGCAGTTCACTAAATCAAAGGGAAGCGAGCCGTGGTAGGCAGTGTCAGATCAATAGGTGTGCTAAGATATTGACTGAAACACTgggatgcatttttttttctcttgaatacCTGACAAATTTTGATATCAGTACTAAAATTGtgttcaaatggaaaaaaaaaggcccGGCCCAGTCCTCCCCCTAGGCCTGCAACCATATTAACCTTAAATCTATCAATTATGTTGAGACAGTTAGGGATAGTGAAGTCCATAGGCCTGGGACAAGTTTAATGTTACTTGGCAAGAGGAAGTCACTATTGGAATTGGGATCtttaaacttaaatttttttttgttaaatatttcagtataataggtttcctttgtaactgtatatattttattttactcatttaaaagccctattctgagaagtggtccacaGGCTTTATCAGATTGctcaaggagtccatgacacacaaaaaattaagaaatccTGCTCTAGAATGTGTCCACCTGCAGGAAAGGCCtatcttcttcattcattctgCAGTTCAAGCCTTCTttgctgcctgcctgcctgggtctgtgctttctctcctcctcatccaCTCTGCCTGccactgccagattaatcttcctcaGATACCCCTTTCATCatgtccttcctctcctccagacCTCATGATAGCTTTAAATGGCCTAAAACCAAGTTCAAACTGCCTGGCTTCCAAGGCATGTTATTGACTGGCCCTCCTCTATCTATTGAACCTTAATTCCCAATACCACCCAACGTACATCTTTTTGATTCTTCCTGTCTGCCACATAGCATGCTCACTCTCACTTCATGCTGTTCTTTTCTATTGGGATGATATTTCTTTgccttattttacttatttttagggCTGTAACTAGAAATCTTTCCCTCTTTGGCCAAAGTGGTAGGGAGGGAGACTGTCTTCAGAGATGTCTGGAGAAGGGGAGCTGACACTTGGACTTTACTCctgtagttttttcttttttggggcggggtagaggggagagaaaagaaggttcTTGGAGAGAGGCAAGTGGGGTGGTGGTTATGCCATTGGGtggcacagagagagaaaaaagaggacaaGTAGCTACAAGGGTAGGGGGAGTGTGCCCTACTGGGGAAGAACCTTACTCCAGAGGAGGGAATGTGTCCCACTCTGAGATGTTGGATCCCTGAGGCAAAGCTCCTTTTGTCCTATACAGTTCTGCTAATCAGATAAACCGTGAATGATGGTTATGCAAACCAACCTGCCTTTAGCAGGCTACAGAGAAGTAGTGCTTATGTTAGTCATTATTAGGAGTCCAGAACCTGGTCTGGAGGGGATTTGGTGTACAGTGTGAAAGAATGAAGTCTGGGCAATTTTTGAAGTAAATAGTTACTAGCAGTTATTAGAAATTTAAGGTACTGGAATTATTAGTagtccagagagaagagaggcagaggaagagggtggggggagagacagggggaagacagagagagagagagagagagagagagagagagagagagagagagagagagagagagagagagagagagagagagacttaatTCTCAGTAGTATCTAATAAATGAAAGGAATTTGTGGCAGCTTAGAGGGAGGTAGTAAATGTGAACAGTTTGTGTGTGTATCAAGTTATGGATCTCTGGCAGTTTTTAAGTGAGCCTTGACGTGTCTCTCTGGGGGTTTAGGGGAGGATGAAGATAAGGATACTGTGCAGAGGTGAGTGACTTCAATCTGTGCAACTGTTCAGTGAAATAGAAACAGGCTGGGTCCAATTGCCCTTTCCACAGACGaagtaaaacaaaacattgaACTGTGATTAAAACGTTTAGCATTATTAAGAAGTAATACATCTTGCTTGATTTTTTCTTTAAGATGTTTTattaataccttttgtttttttaaatgaggtcATTTTGTGACTGTCCTCCAATTATCGAATGCTCCTTCATAACAAATATAAGCATTTAAGCAAAAGCGACAATCCGAAAGCATATATAACCTTTTCAGCTCCCTACATCTCCACCTAAAATAGGAAGCTGTATTTTCTATATGCCTCTTTTGCTGCTGAATAGAACTGGTTATTCATTAATTGCTTCCTATATGTATGTCTTCTTTCCTAAGCTttgagatagctaggtggcacagtggataaagaggaTAACTTGGAATCtaaaatacctgagttcaaatcctgtctcaaacatttactagctgtgtgtccctggacatgTCATTTACCCTCtgtcttccttagtttcctcaactataaaatggagataataatagcacctacttccaaaggttgttgtaagaatcgaaagaaatatttgcaaagtacgtTGACAACCTTAacacacaatataaatgctagatattaagaaaacagaaacaagaagAAAGAGCTAGAGATAACCAGGGAACAGAGCGTGAAAGTATCAAGGACAAGGGGAGACAAATTGAGGGTAAAAAATTCCACTGAGTCTCAGTAACCAAAGGGAAGAAGATGTGACTTGGTCTTGCTTGCTGCAAGGAGGTCAATGAACCTTGGATTAgagtcaggagtggggaacttgcCACATGTGcccctctgggtcctcaaatgcagcctttgactaaatccaagcttcacagaacaaattcccttaatgaagtaatttgttctgtgaagtttggatttagtcaaagggccacatttgaggagccacatgtggccttggggccacaggtGAACCACCCCTGGACCATTAGAATGTATTCAGGTCATagcaggaagaggaaaagaattcaaTCCTAGCCCTGAGAGAAGCTGCCCTCAGACTTGGCACGACCAGGTTATGTCaagctcttctctctcttccttgtcAATTTGTAGGGATACTGGAGTACTTCATCACATCTAAATCACTGAAGCTTAAATGACACAGGTAAAAATCTTGAGTTTCATAGATATTAGAGACTAATTCTGGTGCCCATCTTGGTTCATGCATCCTCATCCAGGGAACTAGCCAAGGGCCTATAAATGTCCAGTCCCCACCTGGGACTAGGGAATAGATTGTAATAGGCTCAATTTGGAAGATGTTTACCCAAGAGAAAAAGAATCAATGAAGTGTATAGAGGGTCTCATTGCCTTGTGACATGCTGCCATCAGATAATTAATGGCTGCCCTAGTTTAGGATGTTATACAAAGGCGTGGGTGTCAAGGAGATAAGTAGGGAGATTCATTGCCTCAGTCCCTTCTCACCAAATAGTTTTGGTCTACTACATTTCCTCAAtcatttttttagttcttttgggGCATGGAGGATATCTTCTTTTGTAATAGATACTAGCTAGTTCAGTGCTCAGAAAATACCTATTGATTATGAATTGATAAATCAATTACTGCTAAACAGGGGATGTTCAGAAGATACCTAAATATGCTGACGTGAGGCGGCTGTAAGCCGGGCAGACGTAAAGTAAGGTTTCAAGGATCTGCCAATACAGATGCAAAGTCTCTGCTTTTTTAGAAGATATCATAGTAGCTAGCAGACTAAGCTGTGTGCAGCAATTGGAAATCTGAGGACAAGGATTTTCTGAGGAAAGTTATAACCTCTGAGGAAGAAGCGAAGGCAGAAAAATCTGGCATTTCTAAACAACAGCTAAATTTAAGGTTGGACAATCAAGACCTCCTAATGGTCCACAGTGTTATCTACACTGTGTTCAGTTACAATGGCTTTCTGGTCCCTCCTGGAAGGGACTATTATTCTAGTTTCACAGAAATATCATAGCTATCCTTTGTGGGAAGGAGtttgatacaaaaaagaaaaagaaaaaaaatcctcctaacaaatatgcatagtctagcaaaaacaatttcagtattgttcAGATCCAAAAAGGTACGTTCCCTATGCATATGTAGCCCATCACACCTCAGTCAGGAGGGGGATGTAACACTTCATTATCAGTTCTCTGAAATCGTAGTTCGTTGTGttaatcagaattcttaagtcttttaaaattgctCATTTTTACAATGCTGTTATCCTATATAGTTCTCCTTGCTCTACTTGCTTCACTCTTAATTAATAGATAGGCGACTTCCCAGGTTTCACTGAACCCATCCCTTGCATTCTTTGTTGcggcacaatagtatttcttTACATTGAtatgctataatttgtttagtcattccccaactgatggaaaCCACCTTGCTTTCTAGTTCTTTCCCTATCAAAAgacttgctgtaaatatttttgtagatattggtcctttctttgatctctttggttttgttgttatcactcagttgttcagtcacatatgaccctttgtgaccccatggtagcacaccaggcccttctatcctctaccatcttccaaaatctgtccaagctcCTGTTTGTTTCTTCCATGACATTACTtacccatctcatcctctgccatccccttttcgtTTTGCTTTCaacctttcccaacatcaggtcTTTTTTCCAATgactcctgtcttctcattatgtcaCTGGGAAGATTAAGATTGATCCTGTATCATTTTCCTATTAATTCTTTTTACAGTTAATTGCTTTTGTCCCGTGTTCTCTGTCTCCGAACTTAGTTCAAATCAGCTGGTCTGTAATGACTTAAGTCCAGAACCTGCTCTGCTGCTAGTCACTGATCTACTCTTGACCCCAAGGAATTTAACTGACCTTGGAGAATGCATATGAACCAGGGAATTGGGCCTAATGTCTTTATACCACTAAGCTATTCTTCGAGGACATCTGGTTTGCTGTTCAAAAAGTCTGGGCCATTATCGATGATTTTGCAGGTGAACTCGAACAAGGAACACTTACTTCTTAGTCACAGAGAAGGACAGAGGGGGTTGTTACTAGCCCCCAGTATCAAACTTCTATCCAACCTCATTGTTCCCTGAGCCTCAGTAATGTCATGATGTCAGCTACCCTGTTCTGTTCTTTATTCTGTACTCCCCCAAAAaccccataaaagaaaactgcctgcATCATTAGGGATCTCAACTTACTGTGGAAGCTAAGATCCTTTTTATTGGTAGATTTGCACTTTGCTTTGTTCATGTTCACTTTTGATCATGTTCAgaacttttgtgcctcagtttaccataATTTTAACTGTTACATGGCCAAAACATTTATGTTCTTTGGAGCATAGGACTAATACCTTTGGGTCAAAAGCTATGCAGTCAGTAACattttgtgcatagttccaaactgcttttcagaataACTACTGGAACaattcaccaacagtgcattacttATCCTACTTTCCCCCTGTTCCTTCAACAcctatcatttttctttgttgttaaCTTTGCCAGTATGCCAATGAGATGGAACCTCAAAGTGAGTAGTTAACATCTTCATCAAGTCTTCTTTTATTCCTGCAGTATTTGGTACTTGTATTCACATAATTTCTGTGAGTACTGTGGAAGGTGGACTTCTAGATATTTTAGATATTCCTTGGTtattctgaatggaatttcttttctgtccttttttt
It encodes the following:
- the LOC118848157 gene encoding 40S ribosomal protein S19-like; this encodes MPGVTVKDVNQQEFVRALAAFLKKSGKLKVPEWVDTVKLAKHKELAPYDENWFYTRAASTARHLYLRGGADVGSMTKIYGGRQRNGVMPSHFSRGSKSVARRVLQALEGLKMVEKDQDGGRKLTPQEQRDLDRIAGQVAAANKKH